A stretch of Clostridiales bacterium DNA encodes these proteins:
- a CDS encoding ferrous iron transporter B has product MKIALIGNPNCGKTTLFNRLTGSTAHVGNWPGVTVEKREGLYKGLKKQTDERIEIVDLPGIYSLSPYTPEEIVSRNFMIDEHPDLIINIVDATNLERNLYLTTQVLEADVPVLVALNMMDAVERSGDEIDVDGLSTALGVPVNAISALKGKGVKELMQRAVELGKTERKGVSVLENSECFKFIERIRDTLAAEKIEHPLFHATKLIEGDTAECTRFPNVAKAIEGVKNKLPDNGYDGDYEAFVADMRYRYIAKNYSPCLKRATHEKRLSRSDKADKVLTHRVWAIPLFIVIMFVVFHVTFSEDILFLNSLFGVTVNNELFASALMIEPGECGVPSLGVWLQSLLGWCTGSLIDVSREGLIAAGYEGTWVEGFLCDGLLSGIDSVLSFVPQVLLLYLFLSIMEDTGYMARVAFILDRAFRRFGLSGRAFMPLLMCFGCAVPGIIATKSLENEKERRLTIMLSPFFSCGAKLPIWATFASIMANTYWNGYGDLTVFIMYFMGIAVAIIAAVILKMTMLKGDPPPFIMELPAYHRPQFKSTMIHLWDKAKHLLVRTGTVIAVSIIVIWFLSSFGKGGYCDIDVSILGYIGRGLQYLFYPVFAAPNGFVSTAACNEYAWRFVVAAFTGLIAKEMVVATLGTLAGVDGDAILEGAASEADQGAFDAMIGSMTPAAMFAYMAFNLFSVPCMAAVGAAMGELNSRKKSAIAIGFWLLTAYVVSFVVFWLGNFNTYMWGMSLAVTLILIALIAFAAFKLVKKFKAQRVAEAAALAAVAATDDSEIEKENTK; this is encoded by the coding sequence ATGAAGATAGCACTGATAGGCAACCCTAACTGCGGCAAGACCACGCTGTTCAACCGTTTGACGGGCAGTACCGCGCACGTCGGTAACTGGCCGGGCGTTACGGTCGAAAAGCGCGAGGGGCTGTATAAAGGGCTCAAAAAGCAAACGGACGAGCGCATAGAGATAGTCGACCTTCCGGGTATCTACTCGCTTTCGCCGTACACGCCCGAGGAAATCGTGTCACGTAACTTTATGATCGACGAGCATCCCGATCTGATCATAAATATCGTTGACGCGACCAACCTCGAACGCAATCTGTACCTCACCACGCAGGTGCTCGAAGCGGACGTGCCCGTGCTCGTCGCGCTCAACATGATGGACGCCGTAGAGCGTTCGGGCGACGAGATAGATGTGGACGGATTGTCGACCGCCCTCGGCGTGCCCGTGAACGCGATAAGCGCGTTAAAGGGTAAGGGTGTAAAAGAGCTTATGCAACGCGCCGTCGAGCTCGGCAAGACTGAGCGAAAGGGCGTGAGTGTGCTTGAAAACAGCGAGTGTTTTAAGTTCATAGAGCGCATTCGCGATACGCTCGCCGCAGAGAAGATAGAGCATCCGCTGTTCCACGCGACAAAGCTAATAGAGGGCGATACGGCGGAATGCACGCGCTTTCCCAACGTAGCCAAGGCGATAGAGGGCGTTAAGAATAAACTGCCCGACAACGGCTACGACGGCGATTACGAGGCGTTCGTTGCCGATATGCGTTACCGCTACATAGCCAAGAATTACTCGCCCTGCCTTAAACGCGCCACGCACGAAAAGCGTTTGTCGCGGTCGGACAAGGCGGACAAGGTGCTTACCCACCGCGTGTGGGCGATACCGCTTTTCATAGTTATAATGTTCGTGGTTTTCCACGTTACGTTCAGCGAGGATATACTGTTCCTCAATTCGCTTTTCGGCGTGACGGTCAATAACGAGCTGTTCGCTTCGGCGCTCATGATCGAGCCGGGCGAATGCGGCGTGCCGAGCCTGGGCGTGTGGTTGCAAAGCCTACTCGGCTGGTGTACGGGCAGTCTTATAGACGTTTCGCGCGAAGGGCTTATCGCCGCAGGCTACGAGGGGACCTGGGTAGAAGGCTTCCTTTGCGACGGCTTGCTGTCCGGTATCGACTCGGTTCTTTCCTTCGTGCCGCAAGTGCTTCTTCTTTATCTTTTCCTTTCCATTATGGAAGACACCGGATACATGGCGCGCGTTGCGTTCATACTCGACCGCGCGTTCCGTCGGTTCGGTTTGTCGGGTAGGGCGTTCATGCCGCTCCTTATGTGTTTCGGCTGCGCCGTGCCCGGAATTATCGCTACCAAGTCGCTCGAAAACGAGAAAGAGCGTAGGCTCACTATCATGCTGTCCCCCTTCTTCTCGTGCGGGGCGAAGCTGCCGATCTGGGCGACGTTTGCCAGCATTATGGCTAACACGTATTGGAACGGCTACGGCGACCTTACCGTGTTTATAATGTACTTTATGGGTATCGCGGTTGCGATAATCGCCGCCGTCATTCTTAAAATGACGATGCTCAAAGGCGATCCGCCGCCGTTCATTATGGAGCTTCCCGCATACCACCGTCCGCAGTTCAAGTCGACTATGATCCATTTGTGGGATAAAGCCAAGCACTTGCTCGTGCGCACGGGTACGGTCATTGCCGTTTCGATCATCGTTATTTGGTTCCTGTCGTCCTTCGGCAAGGGCGGATACTGCGATATCGACGTCAGTATCCTCGGCTATATCGGCAGGGGCTTGCAGTATTTGTTCTATCCCGTGTTCGCGGCGCCCAACGGGTTTGTAAGCACGGCGGCGTGCAACGAGTACGCGTGGCGGTTCGTCGTTGCGGCGTTCACCGGGCTTATCGCCAAAGAGATGGTCGTAGCAACGCTCGGCACGCTCGCGGGCGTGGACGGCGACGCTATTCTCGAAGGCGCGGCGTCCGAAGCCGACCAGGGCGCGTTCGACGCTATGATAGGGTCTATGACCCCTGCGGCTATGTTCGCGTATATGGCGTTCAACCTGTTCAGCGTGCCGTGCATGGCGGCTGTCGGCGCGGCAATGGGCGAGCTCAACTCGCGCAAGAAGTCGGCGATAGCTATCGGGTTCTGGCTTTTGACCGCGTACGTAGTCAGCTTTGTAGTGTTCTGGCTGGGCAACTTCAATACCTATATGTGGGGCATGAGCCTTGCCGTTACGCTTATACTCATTGCGCTTATCGCGTTCGCGGCGTTCAAGCTCGTTAAAAAGTTCAAGGCGCAAAGGGTCGCGGAAGCTGCCGCGCTTGCCGCTGTCGCCGCAACCGATGACAGCGAAATCGAAAAGGAGAATACGAAATGA
- a CDS encoding ferrous iron transport protein A, producing MEKRLSEFAPQESGSVKKVEGEGRIRRRLFDMGITPGAEITMRKKAPLGDPIEINVRGYELTLRKTEAECVVMEID from the coding sequence ATGGAAAAAAGGTTATCCGAATTTGCACCGCAGGAGAGCGGGAGCGTAAAGAAGGTAGAGGGCGAGGGGCGCATCAGGCGGCGTTTGTTCGATATGGGCATTACACCCGGCGCGGAAATAACAATGCGCAAAAAAGCGCCGCTCGGCGATCCTATCGAGATCAACGTTCGCGGGTACGAGCTCACGCTCAGAAAGACCGAAGCGGAATGCGTTGTTATGGAGATAGATTAG
- a CDS encoding ferrous iron transport protein A, translated as MSLSQTAAGESMMVVRVEADTKTRKHLENLGIMSGAELTPLSFSDGNMIVRVHDARIALNSDIASHIIVRKRPVFA; from the coding sequence ATGTCATTATCACAAACAGCGGCGGGCGAGAGCATGATGGTCGTTCGCGTGGAAGCGGATACTAAAACGCGCAAGCATCTCGAAAACCTCGGCATCATGTCGGGCGCGGAGCTGACGCCCCTTTCTTTTTCTGACGGCAATATGATAGTGCGTGTTCACGACGCACGTATCGCGTTAAACAGCGATATTGCCAGCCATATTATAGTTCGTAAACGCCCCGTGTTCGCCTAG
- a CDS encoding tRNA glutamyl-Q(34) synthetase GluQRS, producing the protein MNSGTVIGRFAPTPSGFMHVGNLLCATVAYLSAKSKGGKFIIRIEDLDAPRCPRSAALDILATLEAVGITSDEPIIWQSERTAAYSAATELISTCAEVYPCFCTRAELHAPEIKRLPDGGILYPKTCKALSSAERTERGSRMTPSLRISVPIETITFTDGICGEQCQNLPTECGDFIIRRSDGVYAYQLAVVLDDGESGVTEVVRGADLLYDTARQIYLQRLLGLPTPRYYHIPLVCDKTGRKLSKSEGDSAKRLFKTYTPEQIIGKLAFAAGIIDEPRPTDLKSLIPIFSVDKIHKDKIILDN; encoded by the coding sequence ATGAATAGCGGAACGGTCATAGGAAGATTTGCGCCCACGCCGAGCGGGTTCATGCACGTAGGCAATCTTTTGTGCGCTACGGTCGCGTATCTTTCGGCTAAAAGCAAGGGCGGCAAGTTCATTATTCGTATAGAGGATCTGGATGCGCCGCGTTGTCCGCGTTCCGCCGCGCTCGATATCCTCGCCACGCTCGAAGCGGTGGGCATTACGAGCGACGAGCCTATAATCTGGCAAAGCGAACGCACGGCGGCGTATAGCGCGGCGACCGAGCTTATCTCTACGTGTGCGGAAGTCTATCCGTGCTTTTGTACTCGCGCCGAACTGCACGCGCCCGAAATAAAGCGATTGCCCGACGGAGGAATACTCTATCCCAAAACCTGCAAAGCTCTATCGTCGGCGGAAAGAACAGAGCGCGGCTCGCGCATGACCCCGTCGCTTAGAATATCCGTGCCCATTGAGACGATAACCTTTACGGACGGCATTTGCGGCGAGCAGTGCCAAAACCTACCAACCGAGTGCGGCGACTTTATTATCAGACGAAGCGACGGCGTGTATGCGTATCAGCTTGCGGTGGTTTTGGACGACGGCGAAAGCGGCGTGACTGAGGTCGTGCGCGGCGCCGATCTCTTGTACGATACCGCGCGGCAAATCTATTTACAGCGGCTTTTGGGTCTGCCCACGCCCCGATATTACCATATCCCGCTCGTTTGCGACAAAACGGGAAGGAAGCTCAGTAAGAGCGAGGGCGACAGCGCAAAACGGCTGTTCAAGACTTACACCCCCGAGCAGATAATTGGTAAGCTCGCGTTTGCCGCTGGCATTATCGACGAGCCCCGCCCGACCGATTTAAAAAGCCTTATACCGATATTCTCCGTCGATAAGATCCATAAGGACAAAATAATACTCGATAATTAA
- the glpK gene encoding glycerol kinase GlpK — protein MARSKYILSIDQGTTSSRAIIFDEHGEIKSIAQTEYAQLYPQEGWVEQAPLEIYSSVASTMSEVLARCGLNRTDIAAIGITNQRETTIVWNRVTGMPVYNAIVWQCRRTADMCDKLRADGYADMIYNKTGLTIDAYFSATKLKWILDNVPSARKQAEKGELLFGTVDTYLMWKLSSGEIFATDYTNASRTMLFNIHTLDWDDELLKLFGIPRQMLPEVRPSGSLFGYTDSEVIGARIPIAGVAGDQQAALFGQKCFKRGMLKCTFGTGCFLLMNTGNDAIVSRHGLVTTLAAGTSHTPTYALEGSVFMGGAVVQWMRDQMKLVNTAAETEISMRAVDDTLGVYIVPAFVGLGAPYWDAYARGTITGLTRGVTRDHFIRAGLESIAYQVNDVLVAMEKDSGVVATRLSVDGGASANNALMQFMANISGIDVIRPKTVETTALGAAFLAGLTVGVYDPNGLENLSHDETLFASFMADDTRKELLDGWAAAVKKARG, from the coding sequence ATGGCAAGAAGCAAATACATACTTTCAATCGATCAGGGCACGACGAGTTCGCGCGCGATAATTTTCGACGAGCACGGCGAAATCAAATCGATCGCGCAGACCGAGTACGCTCAGCTCTATCCGCAGGAAGGCTGGGTGGAGCAAGCCCCGCTCGAAATATATTCGTCGGTCGCGTCTACTATGAGCGAGGTGCTCGCGCGTTGCGGGCTTAACCGCACCGATATTGCCGCGATCGGCATAACCAACCAGCGCGAAACGACGATCGTTTGGAACAGGGTCACGGGTATGCCCGTGTACAATGCAATCGTGTGGCAGTGCCGCCGTACCGCGGATATGTGCGACAAGCTAAGAGCCGACGGCTACGCCGACATGATTTACAACAAAACGGGTTTGACTATCGACGCGTACTTCTCGGCGACCAAGCTTAAATGGATACTCGATAACGTTCCGTCGGCGCGCAAACAGGCGGAAAAAGGCGAGCTGCTGTTCGGTACGGTCGACACCTACCTTATGTGGAAGCTGTCGTCGGGCGAGATCTTCGCAACCGACTACACCAACGCGTCGCGCACCATGCTCTTTAATATTCATACCCTCGATTGGGACGACGAGCTGTTAAAGCTTTTCGGTATCCCGCGGCAGATGCTGCCCGAGGTTCGCCCGAGCGGTTCGCTGTTCGGCTATACCGATAGCGAGGTCATCGGCGCGCGCATACCTATCGCGGGCGTTGCGGGCGACCAGCAGGCGGCGCTTTTCGGGCAGAAATGTTTTAAGCGCGGTATGCTCAAATGCACGTTCGGCACGGGCTGCTTCCTTCTTATGAACACGGGCAACGACGCGATAGTCAGTCGGCACGGGCTTGTTACTACGCTCGCCGCAGGCACTTCGCACACTCCCACCTACGCGCTCGAAGGCAGCGTGTTTATGGGCGGCGCGGTCGTTCAGTGGATGCGCGACCAAATGAAGCTCGTAAACACCGCCGCCGAAACCGAAATATCGATGCGAGCGGTAGACGACACGCTCGGCGTGTATATTGTTCCCGCGTTCGTCGGCTTGGGTGCGCCGTACTGGGACGCTTACGCGCGCGGCACGATAACAGGTCTTACGCGCGGCGTTACGCGCGATCACTTTATCCGCGCGGGGCTTGAAAGCATTGCATACCAGGTCAACGACGTACTCGTCGCTATGGAAAAGGACAGCGGCGTGGTCGCTACTCGGCTTTCCGTCGACGGCGGCGCGTCGGCAAACAATGCGCTCATGCAGTTCATGGCGAACATTTCGGGTATCGACGTTATCCGTCCCAAGACCGTCGAAACGACTGCACTCGGCGCGGCGTTCCTTGCCGGTCTTACCGTCGGCGTGTACGACCCTAACGGACTGGAAAATCTTTCGCACGACGAAACGCTGTTTGCGTCGTTCATGGCGGATGATACGCGTAAAGAGCTCTTGGACGGCTGGGCGGCGGCGGTCAAAAAGGCGAGAGGGTAA
- the sleB gene encoding spore cortex-lytic enzyme, translated as MIKKSTIPSINLRVFAVAIAILVLAFAGLAIAPAVYADVVKGNTYGNVAAVQARLATLGYYKSTVDGKWGSGTLSAVKRFQTDNGLKADGAVGTATANALKIKLPVTGSVSQGKTTANVAAIQARLKTYGLYTGTVDGVWGNGTLRAVLRYQSNNGLTVDGVVGAGTASKLGLTLSSSARSGGISAGKTSANVKAVQNALKSAGYFSSTVDGVWGKRTMCAVMSFQSDCGLTVDGVVGLGTAKKLGITLPASGGGSTGGSSGSTTNISQSDLDLLARCVYGEARGEPYNGQVAVAAVVLNRVRSSKFPNTIYGVIYQKHAFTAVSDGQINLTPNETAYNAARDALNGWDPTGGCLYYYNPATATSSWIWSLTVHIKIGRHNFAL; from the coding sequence ATGATAAAGAAAAGTACGATCCCGTCAATTAATCTTCGCGTGTTTGCCGTGGCGATCGCGATTTTGGTCCTGGCGTTTGCGGGGCTTGCGATCGCGCCTGCGGTGTACGCGGACGTGGTAAAGGGCAATACCTACGGCAACGTCGCCGCGGTGCAGGCGCGGCTTGCTACGCTCGGCTATTACAAGTCGACCGTCGACGGCAAGTGGGGGAGCGGCACGCTGTCCGCAGTCAAGCGGTTCCAGACCGATAACGGGCTTAAAGCGGACGGGGCGGTGGGCACTGCCACTGCCAATGCGCTAAAAATCAAGCTTCCCGTTACGGGTAGCGTGTCGCAGGGCAAAACCACGGCCAACGTTGCGGCGATACAGGCGCGGCTAAAAACCTACGGGCTGTACACGGGCACGGTGGACGGCGTGTGGGGCAACGGCACGCTGCGCGCGGTACTTCGGTACCAGTCGAACAACGGACTGACCGTCGACGGCGTAGTCGGCGCGGGCACGGCGAGTAAGCTCGGCTTGACGCTTTCTTCGTCGGCGCGGTCGGGCGGCATTTCCGCGGGCAAGACTTCCGCTAACGTTAAAGCCGTGCAGAACGCGTTAAAGAGCGCGGGGTATTTCTCGTCGACCGTAGACGGTGTTTGGGGCAAGCGCACCATGTGTGCCGTTATGAGCTTTCAGTCCGACTGCGGGCTCACGGTGGACGGAGTGGTGGGCTTGGGCACGGCGAAGAAGCTGGGCATAACACTGCCCGCGAGCGGCGGCGGTAGCACGGGCGGAAGCTCCGGCAGCACGACCAATATTTCGCAGAGCGATCTCGATCTTCTCGCGCGGTGCGTGTACGGCGAGGCGCGCGGCGAGCCGTATAACGGGCAGGTTGCCGTTGCGGCGGTAGTGCTTAACCGCGTGCGCTCGTCCAAGTTCCCCAATACCATTTACGGTGTTATTTATCAGAAGCACGCGTTCACTGCGGTCAGCGACGGGCAGATCAATCTCACGCCCAACGAGACGGCGTACAACGCCGCGCGTGACGCGCTTAACGGCTGGGATCCCACAGGCGGATGCTTGTACTATTATAATCCCGCTACCGCCACGTCGAGCTGGATTTGGTCGCTCACCGTGCATATCAAAATAGGCAGGCATAATTTTGCGCTTTAA
- a CDS encoding stage II sporulation protein R — MKKLRIIGKKIVSILLSVAIFFGLPFIFSACIDNNNYEGELLRLHIRANSNDECDQAVKLKVRDAINKYVSTNVDKTTFDEAYADIESRLDELSEIADGVLRANGYTYGANAKLTNEYFPSRKYKEVTVPEGYYDALIVELGEAKGDNWWCVIYPPLCYGEDFQYKSFFAELFG, encoded by the coding sequence ATGAAAAAACTTCGCATTATTGGTAAAAAGATAGTAAGTATATTGCTGTCGGTCGCTATATTTTTCGGCCTTCCGTTTATATTTTCTGCGTGTATAGATAATAATAACTATGAAGGCGAGCTACTGCGGTTGCATATCCGTGCGAACTCGAACGATGAGTGCGATCAAGCGGTCAAGCTCAAAGTACGCGACGCGATCAACAAGTACGTGTCGACCAACGTCGACAAGACGACTTTCGACGAGGCGTACGCCGATATAGAGTCGCGGCTCGACGAGCTGAGCGAGATAGCGGACGGTGTGCTCCGCGCCAACGGTTATACTTACGGCGCGAACGCCAAGCTCACCAACGAGTATTTCCCGTCGCGCAAGTATAAGGAAGTAACGGTGCCAGAGGGCTATTACGACGCGCTTATCGTCGAGCTGGGTGAGGCGAAGGGCGACAACTGGTGGTGCGTGATCTATCCGCCGTTGTGCTACGGCGAGGACTTCCAATACAAATCGTTTTTTGCCGAGCTGTTCGGTTAA